In Felis catus isolate Fca126 chromosome E1, F.catus_Fca126_mat1.0, whole genome shotgun sequence, the following proteins share a genomic window:
- the NOG gene encoding noggin — translation MERCPSLGVTLYALVVVLGLRAAPAGGQHYLHIRPAPSDNLPLVDLIEHPDPIFDPKEKDLNETLLRSLLGGHYDPGFMATSPPEDRPGGGGGAAGGAEDLAELDQLLRQRPSGAMPSEIKGLEFSEGLAPGKKQRLSKKLRRKLQMWLWSQTFCPVLYAWNDLGSRFWPRYVKVGSCFSKRSCSVPEGMVCKPSKSVHLTVLRWRCQRRGGQRCGWIPIQYPIISECKCSC, via the coding sequence ATGGAGCGCTGCCCCAGCCTGGGGGTCACCCTCTACGCCCTGGTGGTGGTCCTGGGGCTGCGGGCGGCACCGGCCGGCGGCCAGCACTATCTCCACATCCGCCCGGCTCCCAGCGACAACCTGCCCCTGGTGGACCTCATCGAACACCCGGACCCTATCTTTGACCCCAAAGAGAAGGATCTGAACGAGACGCTGTTGCGCTCGCTGCTCGGGGGCCACTACGACCCGGGCTTCATGGCCACCTCGCCCCCCGAGGACCggcccggcgggggcgggggggcggccgGGGGCGCCGAGGACCTGGCCGAGCTGGACCAGCTGCTGCGGCAGCGGCCGTCGGGGGCCATGCCGAGCGAGATCAAAGGGCTGGAGTTCTCCGAGGGCTTGGCCCCGGGCAAGAAGCAGCGCCTGAGCAAGAAGCTGCGGAGGAAGTTACAGATGTGGCTGTGGTCGCAGACCTTCTGCCCGGTGTTGTACGCGTGGAACGACCTGGGCAGCCGCTTTTGGCCGCGCTACGTGAAGGTGGGCAGCTGCTTCAGTAAGCGCTCGTGCTCCGTGCCCGAGGGCATGGTGTGCAAGCCGTCCAAGTCCGTGCACCTCACGGTGCTGCGGTGGCGCTGTCAGCGGCGCGGGGGCCAGCGCTGCGGCTGGATTCCCATCCAGTACCCCATCATTTCCGAGTGCAAGTGCTCGTGTTAG